CAGCGTGGACTGGTTTATTCCGGTTCGCTAAATGGGCAAGCTGATCCGGGGTTGTAGGCTCCGATCCCTGCCCTACCCTCCCATCTGCCTTAGCGTCCCAACCCTCCCCCATCATCCACTCCTATGATCCAGCCCATCTCTCCGGCCCAGGCGCGACAGGCACGGCAGCAGTTTGCCACGCCAGAAGATTACCTGTCCTATGAGTTGGGAAAGGCGGTGCAAGAGTTGCCGCCGCTGTATACGCGGTTGCTGGCGGGAACGCTGTCGGCGCTGGTGTTGGGGGCGATCGCCTGGGCCCATTTCAGCAAGGTAGATGAGGTGGCAACGGCGCAGGGGGCGCTGATCCCCGCGCAGCAGATTCGCCCAATTCAGGCGCTCCAGGGCGGCAAGATTGAGAACATTCTGGTGAAGGAGGGCGATCGCGTCGAGCGGGGCGACGTGCTGCTGGAGCAATCGACCGAGGTGAGCCAGGCCGAAATTGACCGACTGCGGGAAGCCGCGACGCTGATTCGTCAGGACATTGCACGACTGGAGGCCGAGCGCACAGGGCAGGCGCAAACGGGGGTCGCCCTGCAAGATCAACTGCTGGCCGCACGGCGGCGCGAGTTTGAGGGGCGGCGGGCGGCGGCGGAGGCCGAGGCCCAGGGACAACAGGCGGCGATCGCCGAGTCTCGCGCCCGCCTAGCCCGATTGCAAGAAAACCTGAGCAGCGCCCGTGCCAGCTTGGCCAATGCCGAAGAACGAGAGCGCAGCCTGCGGCCCTTGGTAGAACCTGGCACAGGAGCCGTTCCCCGGTTTGACTATTTGGAGGCGAAGGATCGGCTAACCCAGGCGCAAGATCAAATCGCCTCACTCCAGCAAGAAATCGTGGCACAGACCCAGGCCATCCGACGAGCAGAGGAAGCCTATCGCAGCGCCCGCCAGGCCGCCGACCGCCTCAGCTCCGAACGCCAGAGCGAGATTCTGGCGCAGCTCAACCAGCGGCGCGAAGAACTAGCGACGGTTGAGGGACAACTCGCCCAGGCGACCCGCGCCCAGGAACAAGATACCGTCCGCGCCCCCGTGACGGGCACGGTTTACAACCTCCAGGTGACGCTGGCAGAAGGCACCGTGCAACCCGGCAAAGAACTGATGTCTATCCTGCCGGAGGACAGCGAACTGCTGCTAGAGGTGCAAATTCTGAACCGGGATATCGGTTTTATTGCGCCAGGGATGCGGGCCAAGGTGAAGCTGGCCACCTTCCCGTATCAGGAATTTGGCACGATTGAGGGGGAAGTGGTGCAGATTAGCCCCAATGCCACCATCGACCGGGAGCTTGGCCCGGTGTTCCCAGCGACGATTCGCCTGAGCCGGACTCAGGTGGCCGTGTATGGACAACTGGTAGACCTGACCCCAGGCATGGCGGGCGTAGCGGAAATCGTGACCCGTCAGCGGACGATTCTCACCTTCTTGATTGAGCCGATTACGCGCCGGTTTGATGAGGCGTTTCAGACGCGGTAGGGTTTACAAGCGTCGGTCGCACAAGCGGCATCCGAAGGGTCGGTCGCACAAGGCGATGGGGGTGCCAAGTGACCCTTTGCCACAAGTCGCACAAGCGGCATCCAAAGAGTCGGTCGCACGAGCGGCATCAGAAGAGGAGAAGAAGTGCAGACGTGATGGGGGGCAGGGAATGGGTGCAGGTTCGGGGATAGAGGCGCTGCGGGGCGGACTGGTGGTGTCGTGTCAGGCTCCGGCCGATTCGCCACTGCACGAGCCAAGCGTGATTGCGGCGATCGCCCTTGCGTCACAAAACCAGGGAGCCGTCGGGGTTCGCATCGACACGCCCGCCCATGTCGCCGCCGTGCGCCAGCGGGTGCAGGTTCCCATTATTGGTCTGTGGAAGCGTCAATTAGACGGCTGTGATGTGTACATCACGCCCCAGTTTCAGCACGCAGCGGCGATCGCCCAGGCAGGAGCCGACATCATCGCCATTGATGCCACGCTGCGTCCCCGTCCCGACGGAGAAACGGTGGCAAGCCTGATCCAAAAAATTCACGCCGACCTGGGCAAACCCGTAATGGCAGATGTGGATACGCTGGAAAGCGCGATCGCCGCTGCTGCCGCCGGAGCCGATCTGGTGGGCACAACGCTCTACGGCTACACGGCCGAGACGCGCCACCTAAAGCCACCGGGCTTTGACCTGCTCAGCCAACTGTGCAAAACGCTATCGATCCCCGCAATCTGTGAAGGAGGTATCGCCTCCCCCGCAATGGCTCGAACAGCCCTCGACCTCGGCGCGTTTTCGGTCGTCGTGGGCACGGCAATCACTGGCATTGATTTGCAGGTCAAAGCCTATTGTGAGGAGCTAAGGCGGGATAGCGCAGCAGAGTGCTGAGCCTTTTAGGGACGTTTCTGATTTCTGATAAGGGACGCTCCTAGCGAAGCTTCACCGTTTCTCTAGTAGCCACACGCTGAAGACGCTCCCCTGCCCCAGCGTCGAATGGACGGCGATCGCCCCACCATGCGCTTCCACAATTCGCCGCGATAGGTATAGCCCCAGCCCGCTGCCCGCCCGCTTGTGGTTGCCCTGGCGATAGCGCTCAAACAGAATACTCTGATCGTCAGGCGGAATGCCCGGCCCCGTGTCTTGCACTTCCACCAAGACCTGGCGAGGGGCATTGCCGTTGGCGGCAGAGGCTTCTGCATCGGCAACGACCCGGCTAAGACGCACGGTCACCGATCCCCTGTCGGTGAACTTAATGGCGTTGCCGAGCAGGTTTATAAACAGGCGGCGCAGTTCCAGGCGATCGCCCATCACCACCCCACCGCCCTCTGTGCCATCCACCATCTCCAAAGCAAGCTGCTTGTCCTGCGCCCAGGGCATCAGTTCCTGGCACACCTCGCGCAAAATCTCCGGCAGGTGGCACGGGTCAAACAGCATGGTCTTCTCGCCCGCATCGTGGCGATAGACTTCCAGCAGCGTGTTGACCATTTGCAGCAGGTTTTGGTTGCTGCGGATCATAATGGCGATCGCGTCGTTCATTTCTGGCGTAATCGAACCAAAGGCATCCTGCTGGAATAGCTTCAGCATTCGGTCGGCGGCCACCAGCGGTGTTCGCAAATCGTGGGTCAAGCGCGAAACAAAGTCTTCCCGCTGGCGGGCAAGCTGCTCTCGCTGACGCTTGGCTAGCTCGGCCTCCTGCTCTGCCTGATGAATTCGGAGGGCGTTGCGGAGAATACGCGCCAGCACCTCTGGCGACACTTTCGACTTGGGCAGATAGTCTGACGCGCCGGCCTTCATTAGCTCCACGGCAATTTCTTCGTCGCCCTGCCCTGTCAGCACGATCAGCGGCGTTTTGTCGCCCCGCCCTCGCACATCCTGCACGACCGCCAGCCCGTCCCGATCGGGTAGGCGATAATCCAAAAACACGCAGTCATAGGTGCGTTCCTGGAGTGCGGCGATCGCCGCTGCATAGTCCCCCGCCTCGGTCAGGATCATGTTGATGCCTGCATTTCGGAGCGATCGCCGCACGGCCATCCGGTCAATCTCGTCGTCATCCACCACCAGCAAAGACAATGGGGCATCCAGTAGACTGCTCTGCCGTAGAGCATCCGTTGCAGCATTCAAAGACATGATTCACGCGCCTCTCAATTGAGGGAGGGTCAGTTTATGAATTATGAAGATGCCAAAGAATCAGCTAGAGGCATCAGCTAGCAGAGTCCTTAGACCGTCTGTAAAGCGCCGCTGACTAGGGCAACTCGCACAGCATCCAATAGCGATTGAGCGTGGCCATTGTTTCAGCAAAATTGGTGAACGTAACAGGCTTCAAAATATAACCCGCCACATTGAGATTGTAAGCTTCAACCCGATCCTTATCCTGATTGGAAGTCGTCAACACGATGACCGGTGTTTTTCTTAATTCTGGATCAGTTCTCAACTCGTGTAAGAACTCGATCCCGCTCATTTTAGGCATATTTAGATCCAGCAAAATGAGCCGACGAGTCGGCGGCACGATGGCTGGATTGCCCCCCTCGCTTCGCAGCATTGAAAGGGCTTCGATTCCATTCGTCGCAACGTACAGCGGATTGGTGATGTTGTTTTTCTTGAACGCTCGACGGACGTTCATGACATCCACTTCGTCATCTTCTACGAGGAGAATGTTGATAACACGCTCTTGGACTTGCATAGCTCGTGACACACTAAACTAACTTTCAGAACTCTCTAGATCTTTCTATTCAAAAGTCTTTTAACAGAAGTGAAATAACAGAAGTGAAACTCATTGCAAAACCGCAAATCTACAAATACAATTTCGTAAAATAATCTGAAAGTGGACTAACCCCTTTTGGGTTTTTAGAAAAGCCTCTTTTTATAAAAAACTTCTAACTTGAACCCATCTCGCTACTCTGATCAGGCTTTGACAGACCAAAGATTTCGACAGGTTTTGACATAGTAAAGCCTGGATACCCAGCCCCTTCTAGCCTATCGCCCTCTCCATCGCCCTCTAAGAACCTGAAGAACGTTGAAGCTTTGAGAACTTTGAGAACTTTGACTAAACCTTTTTGACTAAACCTTACTGAACTAGTAGTTTAATGCCTGACCCACCTCCCCAAAGCCTGAGAAATCCGTTAATTTCCTAAACTTTTGACGAATTTAGCCAGTATAAGAAGGGATTTGAATTAGCAGCACTCTATCTCTAACCTGTAGGCAAGTCAGGCTAGTGAGGAGCGATCGCCATTCATGCGCGACTCGGAATAAACTCGATATCGCATCGCCCTCTCATCATTAAGCACTCCATCATTCAGCAACCCGCCATATCAGCTCTCCGTCACGCTATTAGCGGGCATTTCCGAACTCTGCTGAAAACTGCTGCACATCCGGGGGCAATGCGACTGCTGCGGAGGGCACAGCGATCAAGAGCAGCACAGTCTTACCTCAGAAGGTTTGCGCTTTTGGAAAACCAGTGCAACCTAGGGGTAGAGCCGCACCAGCCACCAGCAGCAAGCCTTTACTACCATAGCTAAATTTTATATAAGCGATGATATCTCTGCCGTCATCCTAGAGTTAGAGTTTTTTGTTTATGAAGGGACAGTCTCCAGATGCACCTGCAATTGCCCCGGATTCCTAAAGGTGTCATGACTTTCGGGCAAGACAGCACCAAGCCAAATGCTGCGTAAATTTAGTCGGGGCGAGATATGCAGCACTTCTAAGCGTTGCTAAAACGCCTCTTAACAGTTATTTATTCCAGGTAAAGTAGAAGGTTGTGCCTGCGCCCTCTTCCGAATCTAGGTGAATTGTGCCTCCTTCTGTTTCCACAATGCGCTTTACGATGGAAAGCCCCACGCCTGTACTTTCCTTCACATCGCGGGCCTGGAGCGTTTGAAAAATCATGAAAATCTTGCGGTGATATTCCGGCGCGATGCCTGGACCGTCGTCTGCTACGGAAAACTCGTAGCGATCGCCCAAATCTTTGACCCCGATTCGCACTTGCCCATCCGGCCGGTCGTGATGCTTGACCGCGTTGCTGATCAGGTTGGCAAAGACCTGTCGCAGGGGCAGCCGCTTGGTAATCAAGGTCGGCAGGTCGGGCGGGATCGTAATGGTAAACGTGTCGGGCGGGTCGATGGAATCAATGACCTCATCGAGTAGCACCGACAGGGACACCCGCTCCACCGGAGACTCCACACGCCCAACGCGGGAATATTCCAGTAGCCCGTTGATCAGCGCTTCCATACGATGCACGCGCCCCCGTAGGAGGTGAAGCTGCTGCTGGTTTTCCGGGGGCAGTTGTCCCGATAGGTCTTCTTCGATCCATTCAGACAGGTTGGCGATCGCCCGTAGGGGAGCCTTCAGGTCGTGGGACGCAACATAGGCAAACTGTTCCAACTCGCGGTTGCGATCCTCTAGCATTTCATTCGTCTCAGCCAAATCCCGCGTCAAGCGATCCAGTTCATCCGCCCGCGCTTTGAGCTTGGCCTCCGTTTCCAAAAACTGAGTAATGTCGCGAATAATCGCAATCCGCCGATCTTCAAACTGAATCTCGCTCAGGGAAATCTCCAGCGGAAACTGGGAACCATCTCGTCGTTGCCCGATGACTTGGTGCGGTTGTCCGGGCTGAATCCGCGCAAGCGCATGATTTCCCATCCCATCAGACCCGGCAACCCCAACCCCTATAGCCTCAGACCTTGCAGCCTCAGACTCCGCAGCCTCAGACCCCGAAACCTCAGATTCCGTAACGTCGGACTCACCAGCCTCAGAACTGGAGAACTCAGGATCAATCACCACGAAACCCGCAGACGTAGAATCCAGGGTTTCTAAATCGACTGCCTCTTCAGAATTTGCGGCTTCCGATTCAGAATTTGCAGCTTCTGAACTGTCCGCCTCGGAATTTGCAGCTTTCGGAGGAGCGGCCGCCAAACTGGTAACCTCCGAACTGGTAACCTCCGAACTGGTTGTCTGAGAGATTGCGGCTTCTGAACGGGTCGCCTCAGAGACAGGCAACTCCTGCGGGGCTAGCAGCACGTCCAGCGGCCGCCCTTCGACCTCGTGCGCCTGGTAGCCAAACAGTTGCTCTGCTGCGGTATTGAAAATCTCGATTTCGTCGTGTTCATCCAGCGTCACCACGCCATCTACCACGTTGCCCACGATCGCCTGAAGCAGCAATCGGCTCTCTTTCAGCAG
The Thermoleptolyngbya sichuanensis A183 DNA segment above includes these coding regions:
- a CDS encoding response regulator, translating into MQVQERVINILLVEDDEVDVMNVRRAFKKNNITNPLYVATNGIEALSMLRSEGGNPAIVPPTRRLILLDLNMPKMSGIEFLHELRTDPELRKTPVIVLTTSNQDKDRVEAYNLNVAGYILKPVTFTNFAETMATLNRYWMLCELP
- a CDS encoding hybrid sensor histidine kinase/response regulator, whose translation is MSLNAATDALRQSSLLDAPLSLLVVDDDEIDRMAVRRSLRNAGINMILTEAGDYAAAIAALQERTYDCVFLDYRLPDRDGLAVVQDVRGRGDKTPLIVLTGQGDEEIAVELMKAGASDYLPKSKVSPEVLARILRNALRIHQAEQEAELAKRQREQLARQREDFVSRLTHDLRTPLVAADRMLKLFQQDAFGSITPEMNDAIAIMIRSNQNLLQMVNTLLEVYRHDAGEKTMLFDPCHLPEILREVCQELMPWAQDKQLALEMVDGTEGGGVVMGDRLELRRLFINLLGNAIKFTDRGSVTVRLSRVVADAEASAANGNAPRQVLVEVQDTGPGIPPDDQSILFERYRQGNHKRAGSGLGLYLSRRIVEAHGGAIAVHSTLGQGSVFSVWLLEKR
- a CDS encoding N-acetylmannosamine-6-phosphate 2-epimerase; translated protein: MGAGSGIEALRGGLVVSCQAPADSPLHEPSVIAAIALASQNQGAVGVRIDTPAHVAAVRQRVQVPIIGLWKRQLDGCDVYITPQFQHAAAIAQAGADIIAIDATLRPRPDGETVASLIQKIHADLGKPVMADVDTLESAIAAAAAGADLVGTTLYGYTAETRHLKPPGFDLLSQLCKTLSIPAICEGGIASPAMARTALDLGAFSVVVGTAITGIDLQVKAYCEELRRDSAAEC
- a CDS encoding HlyD family type I secretion periplasmic adaptor subunit, with product MIQPISPAQARQARQQFATPEDYLSYELGKAVQELPPLYTRLLAGTLSALVLGAIAWAHFSKVDEVATAQGALIPAQQIRPIQALQGGKIENILVKEGDRVERGDVLLEQSTEVSQAEIDRLREAATLIRQDIARLEAERTGQAQTGVALQDQLLAARRREFEGRRAAAEAEAQGQQAAIAESRARLARLQENLSSARASLANAEERERSLRPLVEPGTGAVPRFDYLEAKDRLTQAQDQIASLQQEIVAQTQAIRRAEEAYRSARQAADRLSSERQSEILAQLNQRREELATVEGQLAQATRAQEQDTVRAPVTGTVYNLQVTLAEGTVQPGKELMSILPEDSELLLEVQILNRDIGFIAPGMRAKVKLATFPYQEFGTIEGEVVQISPNATIDRELGPVFPATIRLSRTQVAVYGQLVDLTPGMAGVAEIVTRQRTILTFLIEPITRRFDEAFQTR
- a CDS encoding sensor histidine kinase, with product MRRGKEQVSELNRQVFINWSRLPVAYRGAAIAAIPATCLAIALGSWIWSMNTLGGIRRQIEATRDVITATDNVLIDLLNAETGVRGYGITRDTSYLAPYKRAKASLDDSLARLEASYQYGVSEAERDRRNADVAQMEQLVDRSMGLLDDTVNTLTTQPSVPITAPSFVGLLDEGKKTVDQAREFVSQLQQREQLRLNAYTIERSRLLNTTSSIIGLTAGLSLMASTAAVYLFRQLDRELQSREQLLKESRLLLQAIVGNVVDGVVTLDEHDEIEIFNTAAEQLFGYQAHEVEGRPLDVLLAPQELPVSEATRSEAAISQTTSSEVTSSEVTSLAAAPPKAANSEADSSEAANSESEAANSEEAVDLETLDSTSAGFVVIDPEFSSSEAGESDVTESEVSGSEAAESEAARSEAIGVGVAGSDGMGNHALARIQPGQPHQVIGQRRDGSQFPLEISLSEIQFEDRRIAIIRDITQFLETEAKLKARADELDRLTRDLAETNEMLEDRNRELEQFAYVASHDLKAPLRAIANLSEWIEEDLSGQLPPENQQQLHLLRGRVHRMEALINGLLEYSRVGRVESPVERVSLSVLLDEVIDSIDPPDTFTITIPPDLPTLITKRLPLRQVFANLISNAVKHHDRPDGQVRIGVKDLGDRYEFSVADDGPGIAPEYHRKIFMIFQTLQARDVKESTGVGLSIVKRIVETEGGTIHLDSEEGAGTTFYFTWNK